The Aspergillus oryzae RIB40 DNA, chromosome 5 genome segment GGGACGAGTGGAAAGCGTTGGTAACATTGAGCCTCTTACTCCTAACCGCCGAGAACTTATCGCCGTTGGAGATGGCCTCGGCCACAGCATCGATGGCCTTAACGGACCCTGCCAAGGTGAAACTCCGTGGACCATTGTAGCAGGCTATACTAGCGGGGCTATCAAGGCCCCCAAGCTGTCGACCCGCATGCTCTAGCAGGCTGTGGACAAGCGACTCGTCGGCCTCGACGGCCATCATGCTTCCCTTCTCGTCGCCCCACGCATCACGTACGAGCTGTGCACGACGGGCGATCAAGGTGAGGGCATCCTTGAGACTCAGAACGCCAGAGATGCACAGTGCCGTGAGCTCACCAAAGCTGTGGCCAATGACGCTAACAACCTTGCCGGACAGTCCACAGTCGATCCAGCTTCGGGCGCTGGCATATTGCATGGCGAAGAGTGCCACCTGTAGTCGTACAGGATCGGGTAAGGCTGtgcgagagaagatgtcAGGGAAGATGCTCGGCAGGCCCAGCTCGGTTTGTAAGACATTGTCGCACTCATCGAGATGATGACGGAAGACGGCGATGTTGTCGTAGAGCTTGCggtcaaggccaacaaaAGTCGAGACTTGGCCGCCAAAGCACAGCACAACGGGTCGTTCGGCCTGCGTGTTTGTCAACTCCTCTTCAGATACGCTTGCAAGTCTATCCTTGAGCTCGTCCACGGATCGACAACGGAGGAGCAAGCGCTGCGGTAGGTCGGGGTTGGTCTGCCGGTTGATGTTAAAGGATAGGTCGGCCAGCGTCGACTTGGACTGGCGATTCACGATGGTGGCGAGCTTGGCAGCATATTCTTTAACTGCGCGTGCATCGGACCCAGAGATGCAGAAGGGGAACCGTCCCTCTAACTTCTTGATAGATGCCGCGTCCTGACGCTCGTTGGGAGTCCGTGGAGCTGCCACGACCATGGCAGCGTTGGACCCCGAAGCGCCATAGTTATTGATCAGTACCACCTTGTTCCGGCTATCCCAGCTTCGAAGTGAGGTTACAATCTCCATCATATCAGAGGCAGCCGTAGCTTTGATCGTCGGGTTCAATTTGTTGAAGCTAGCCTGTGGAGGGATAAATCCCTCatgtatcatcatcaacaccttgATAAGTGAGATGATGCCCGATGCGCCCTCGGTATGCCCTACATGTCCCTTGACCGAGCCCACTGGCAGTGGCTGCGGCCGGATCGGGCCTCCGACAGCCTTTCTCAGCGCCGCCCACTCCGCCGGGTCGCCCACAGCTGTGCCCGTGCCGTGGGCTTCAACGAGCGCGATGTCGCGAGGCGACAAGTGCGCCTTCTTAACAACATCCCCAAACAGCTGCGCCAGCGACGGCGAGTTAGGCACGAAGATGGGCGTGtggttctggttctggtaCACGGCCGAGCTGGCTAGTCGACCAAGGATGGGGTTGCCGTCAGCTCGCGCGTCCGCCATGCGCTTGAGGAAGACGCAGGCGATGCCCTCGGCGCGGCAGTAGCCATCCCCCTTCTCGTCGAACGGCTTGCACTGGCCAGTGGGACTTAGGAAACTTGCTGCCGTCAGGTTCTGGAACCAATGTGGATTGGTCAGGATACAGACACCACCGGCCAGCGCCGCGTAGCACTCGCCGTTACGGATACTGTTGCAGGCACTGTGGATGGCAACAGCCGACGACGAACATGCCGTGTCGAAGGCGATGGCCGGGCCGGTCCAGCCAAAATAGTTTGCCACACGGCCCGGAAGGTAGCTCTGCAAGTTGCCTGTGGCCATGAAAGCATTGAGGGGATGTGTTGCCACGTTGTGCTCGTAGTCGACTGACGGCGTGCCGATATACACACCCACGTGGTTCCGGTCTTTGTCTTCCTGTCCAGCTCGCGTGGCCTCAGTAAACATGCCGGCCTGTTCAACAGCCTGGTACGCCGCTTGGAGAAGCAGGCGATGCTGGGGATCCATGGCAGCCGACTCGCGCGGGCTGCGCTTGAAGAATTTGTGGTCAAAGGCGTCGACATCGCGCACGAAGTTGCAGAAATAGTCGCGGGTGTCGGGTTCGCGGAAGAGCGAATCAAAGTTCAGGCGTTCCCGTGTCACCTTCTCGTGCTGCGAGGTGCCCTTGCGGAGGAGCTGTGAGAACTCATCGAGGTCGTCGGCGCCGGCGACCTTTATGGACATGCCGACGATAGCGATGGCGTCGTCGTCATTGACGGGGTCATCGTTGTTGACGGGCTCGTCGTTGTTAACAGGTTTGTCGCTATTGACAGGAGTATTGCCGTTGATGGTATTATTGTCGTTGATGGGATTTTTGTCGTCGACAGGATTGTTGTCGTTGACAAGGTCGTCGTCTGCGCTGCTCGGCTGTTCGTAGACGTCGGCGAAGTGCACCGCCCTTGATCCCATGTGGCGCACGAGAGTCGGGGGTAGACATCGATCGGGGCCAAAGGTGATGACTGATGTTTCACTGCCATTGAGATACGCTGCCTTTACGGCCTTGAATGTACCGTACCAGTCGCATTGCCGCGCGAACAAGGTCTCCAGAGCATGCCCTTGGAGAGAGCCATCACCCGATACAAGAGGCTTGCCGTCCCCAGCGTTGGTGAAGGTCGTCAATGGCAGGTGATCTGTCTTGGCAAACTGAAGATCGTGCCTCTTGTTGCAGAACGCAATGAGGTCTTGAACCTTTTCCTTGGCCTGAACCTTCGGACTGTGCAGCTCGCCGCGAAAGCCCGTATCGGACAGGACGACTCCAGCGGCACGAGCCTTTCTCATGAGCCTAGCTGCCGCCCGCTCGGAGACCGTGACTGTGGCTCGCGCTTCATCAAAGAGCACTGAGATGTAGGCTTCTGGAGAGATGCTCTCAATGACGCGCCGCAGGTCTTGCAGTTGCTTCTCACTTGTCCAGCCCACTGCGTACGTCTTATGCGGGTTCCATGTTTCCTGAGCGTCACTCCAGGCGCCTGCTAACATGGCCAGACGCACCGCCACAGCGCTGTACCGATTGAGCTCCTCTAGATTCTGTGCGCTTGCAACGGCATAGGCACTCAGTAGGCCCATACAAAACCCGAGTGCAGGCGTCTTGCTGGCGACCAGAGCTGCTTGTGCATCGAAGTTGCCGCCGTTGTTGCAAGCCTGTAGATATTGTTGGTACTCAGCGAGCTGTCCGACCACGATCAACGGCACAAACACCACGCCCGGCAGTGCGTCACCTTGCACACCTAGGGCTTTAGATCTATTACTTTTAAGCCATGGACCCAGGTTCTCTAGCAGCTGTCTTCCCTCGGAACCGATGCTCTCTGCGATCTCAGGGAGCTCTTTCGTCAGGGCATCCCAGTACCTTGGCAATTCTGCCACTGTATTGAGCACCCATTGGCGAGACAACTTGTTCCGTAACGTTGTCCTGATATCACTAACTGCCTTCTCGCTATAGGCAATTTGGGACCCGAATATGAACAGAGATTCGGTTATGTTCGCCATTTTTTGGTCAAGGTTGTTGGAAGGACAACACACTCAGAGTGACGATATAAGGAAAACCAGATAGATATGTACAAAGCAACGGGCCCTCACATTGAGTTAGGCGTTCGAGATGTGAACCAGGCGTGGAGGCTCTGGAATTGATTTTACTAGTAATTCCACATTACTTGATTATGGATCTGACATACAAGATGGCTTATCTGAAACAATCCGGTCCGGAAGGATTGCTCCCTCGAGCCACTGATCTTTTGTGATTTCTGGTCTAGGCCATAAGCCGAGCGTGGTGGCGGCTGTGTCCTGAAGGTGTGCACTGTATAATGTGCGTTAATTTTGCTGATGCGAGCCTCATCGTGGAATCCATTGCTACAAGGTTTATTAGTATGTAATTTATAGCAGGCTAGTTTAGGTAGAGCCTTTCAGGTTATGCCAATGCTATAATCTCTTTGTCATTGGCCCACTTCATCAGCTGGAGTAGATATACTAGATCTCACATACCAGCCGAGTCACGCACCACGCCGGCATAGAAATCCCGGCTCGTGCAGTCAGTCGACATGAACTTATCTGCGATAAATCTGCATGGACCGCATTAGCCGGTTCTATAGGTGGATTGCTGGAGGGCCTAAAATCTGACTGTTTCTCACCGGGTCCTATATATTATTCATGCTATTTATCTCGTCCACTGGCTTGCATTAGCTCTTATTGTTGCGGGTCGTTGTGATGTATTGTCATCCTCGGGCTGTCATCTCGTCATTACCCGTACATGACCGTACCGCTAATGATTTAGTGGTAAAATCATACCAGATCCAAACCACATGACAGGTATAGCAAATCAATCCAGTGCCGAGGATGTCTCATATCCTAGCATAAGCATTTGCGACAAGACGGAGGGATGTTTGTGGCCTGATCCTACACGTGACTTTGTAGCCTGACCGCCAGAATTGCCTGGTGCCTGAGGGGATGAACACAGAACACCAACACACGATTCATTCGCCTTCCCTCTGATGCTGagcatccatcatcatcatcatcatcatcatcattatcatcgtcatcatcatctgtccGGGACTTGAAGTCAATGTTCAGCCATGGTGCCGGCGATGTCACGCAAAAACCGAGTGTGGTCGCGGAGAGAAATCGAGGGATTGATAGCAGACGGGCGAAAGATAATCATATTGGGAGATCAGGTGCTGAAGGTCGACACGTGGATCCCATATCACCCAGGCGGGAATAAATCAATCTTGCACATGGTCGGTCGGGATGCCACAGACGAAATAACAGCTTTGCACTCAAAGGAAGCTCAGGCACATATGCAGAAATATGTGATAGGCACAATCAATGGACGATGGGAGAACTTTCTGCCTCCGATCCAGGGAGGAATATTCAGACCCCTAGCATCGAAGGGCGTCGACGACGAAACGCTcgatgccgaagaagatatcAGCTCATCTGGAAAATCGACACCACCGTCACCAGTCTTCGATCCGGTAGAGAAAGGAGATGGAGTTCGTCGGAGGCGTACAGGCACTGAAACGCCCATTTCCCGAGCTTCATCCGTATACTCATCAGAGCTGGAGTTGGCGCCATTCGGATCTGCAGAAGCATCAATAGCCCACGCGATATCATCAGATCTTTCAAAATATCCTCGTCTTGATCAAAAGTCACAAGACGAAGTCGTCACAAAGTACCGCCAGCTCGATGCAAAGCTGCAATCCGAAGGACTCTACGATTGCCCATATAGCTCCTACGCTGTTGAATTCATCCGATACTCTGTCCTTTGCGTTCTGTTCTTGACATCTCTTCACTATTCCTATTACGCTTTGTCAGGCCTTTTCCTCGGGCTACTCTGGCATCTGCTTGCATTCACTGTTCACGACGCCGGTCACCTAAGCATAACCCATGGATTCCATACAGACAGCTGCATCGGGATCTTCGTCGCAGatttccttggtggtctctCGGTCGGCTGGTGGAAGCGGAATCACAATGTGCATCACATCGCAACCAACTCGCCCGAGCACGATCCGGACATCCAGCACATGCCATTTTTTGCAATCTCTTCTCGATTCTTTACTTCCCTGCGCTCGACCTACTACGACCGTGATATGAACCTCGACGCTGCAGCACGATTTTTTATCAAGTACCAGCATTACCTCTACTATCCCATACTTTTATTCGGTCGTTTCAACCTGTACCGCCTAGCATGGTCATACCTACTCGATCCGGCGCAAGCGCCCCGGAAAGGGTCGGCATGGTGGCATCGCTACCTGGAAATGGCCGGCCAGGTGTTTTTCTGGTACTGGTATGGCTACCGGACGCTATACCTGTCGATCCCAACGTGGTCATCCCGCATCACGTTTCTGCTCATCTCGCATATGGTCACTGCCCCGTTGCACGTCCAACTCACCCTCAGTCACTTCGCCATGTCGAGCGCCGATGTAGGCGTCCACGAGTCATTTGCACAGAAGATGGTGCGGACGACAATGGACGTCGATTGCCCGTCCTGGTTGGACTTTATCCATGGCGGTCTCAATTTCCAAGTCGTGCACCATTTGTTCCCTCGCCTCCCGAGACATAACTTGCGTCGCGCGCAGCCGTACGTCAAGGAGTTCTGCCAGGACGTCGGAATGCCGTACGTCATTTTTGGTTTCACGCGGGGAAACAAGGAAGTCATTAGCAGACTTGGCGAGGTTGCTGAGCAATTGAGGGTGTTGGAAGAATGCCGAAAGGTTGCTGCGAGGGATTTAGTCGAAGGTCGCCACGGCCATTGATAGGGCTTGatttccattttttcttGTATTATCTTTCGTAGATGTAACTCCGGGTCAATGGTTACATTTCATGGCCAGATATATGTAAATTCCTCAGTCTGATTGGCTGACGAGGTGCCACTCCGATGGCTGTTCCTAAATTACTAGTACTACTGCTAGTAGTAGtctagtagtagtatataccCGACGTTTCAATCTATTTTGACAATTACTGTTTAGCCCGTATTTAACCTGCGGTCCGCAAGTGTGGGACTTAAATGTGAAGCCTCGGTTCGCTTAGGGTTGCTCTCGAGTGAGTACCATAGATCCTAAAAGCCAATTTTTAATTGAAGATGGACTCTACCTAATCGCAGGACGGAATAATTTACATGGCTACACTTTAATTGTGCAGAGCGAAACCGTACCCAGGTAGCGCTAATCAACAGACCTACAATTTGAGAATCCCGCTATCATGGAAACGACATAAGCTCATTATTCAGGCCACGTAGGCAATTACTTTGCAAGAATCATACCCGATTAACCGTCAATACTGCCCCTTTGGCTTTAGACCTAGTTCACTAAGTAATATTGAATATTGCCGATGCGATACAATGGTTACAAGCGAAAAGGGAACAGAAAAGGACCAAAAACACCTCGCTTAATGGCGCGGCAACTAGCCGACTCCCAGTGGGAAGATCAGGCAACCAAACAAAATTGTCAGAATAACCACCGGGCACCCAAGTAATAGTCACTAGGATCGATGATTCCGCCGATCCACGCTGTTCTGCGTTGAGTTGCTGATGGCGAGACGGAGGGCCGCAGTCAATCAACACGTAGTCGGCTTGCTCTAGTCCCCCAGGGTTTGAAGTATCACGGGTTCgctctcttcgtctttctctgTTGCCTTTACAGTGCTAAATCTAAAACGCGCGCCACATCGAGATCTGTTTTACTTTCATTAACTTCCCCTACTCCGAGTCTCATAGCGCCCCAATCTCTTTTGCCAGCCTCAGAATCTGATCAATGAGAGGATTGACATCGGCACTTTTTACCGGCACCCGATGTGCGCCATCCCACTCCAGAACCCGAACGCTGTCGATGCTACAGTAGTCGTCGAGAAGCTCCCGGTGAAAGTAAAGACCTGGATCTGCCAACCCATGGACATGTATGGTGGGTAATTTGAGGACGTGTTCCTCTCCCATGAGGTCGTCTACGTCCGGGAGCCCTGACAAATCAATCTGTGACGTGTTGCTCAACATCGAAGACCTGAAAACATCCGGATCAAGGTTTACTATCGGCGCTCGTCCGGCCATCACCACGGCGAACTTCCAGTCCGACCCAGCTTGCGCCCGTCCTAGTTTCTCGGCTCGAACTTGTTGTCGGAACATCAAGCTCGCAGCCAGCTTTGCGCCTTGACTGAAACCCAGCAATCCCACCCATGGACCTGTTGCACCTGATCGatcgtcctcgtccatgGCAGTCTTGACCGAATTGTTGATGGCTTTAATTGCGGCTCTACCATCGATATTGTGCTCCGGGTCCGGGAACCATCGTACAAACGGACCATACTCAGCGTAAACCGAGAGGACGTCCGGCCCGGGCCCCGAATCAAACGGCGCTTCGGCATAGGCAAATCGGAAGTATGGCTCGAGCCTTTGCGAAATCACGCGGCATTGCGTCTTGAAAATGCGTGCGTTGCTTCCACCACCGTGTAGACAGAGAATACGTGGGAGGTGAAGTGTGTTCTTGTGGTATTCCTGGTTTCTTGCGTCCATGTTATGGAATCTGAAACCCTGGATCGTATTGCAAACAGTTTTTCAGGCCGGGTGAAGTATAGGATTCAGATTTAGAGGCCTTTGCGGGCGTGGGTAATTATCCAACTTCGAAGATGGTGCAGGGACGGAGGCTGAATTGGGGCACACTAGTGCTTATAGCGTCGGAGTACTGGTGTTGGACAGGATTTTCCGATATACTTATAAATCTTTATTATCATTTTAGAATAATAGAACTATCATAATGCTTCACTCATTCACAGCAGGTATAGACGTTAACTGTATAAGTCTACAAGTCTATATTACTTGTTATCGAGTTCACCTTGACTATTCTCTCATGAACGAGCTTTGCCTCACACCATTTACTACAGCAATGGATCTGACTCAGAAGATGGCTTAACCAAGAATATTCTCTATTGCGACAGGTTGCCCCATTGGCCCACTGGTCTTTCCTAATTCTTTTGGCTCAGCCCACCATCCGACATGCTGCGTAGACTGTATACAACATCCACCGTATGGTATTTCCACTTGGATCGATATGGAGTTGTAATTTACCGGGGTTCACGATGGTGGGTTAGGGTTAGTATACGGTGATTTACTGATGCCAGCCGCTAATGCCGCGTCGTATATGCATATGTGGATAACGCATACATTGCAGCGACACTAAGGAAATAACTGACGCGTCAGCCTATCTCAACCTTTCTTCAATCGTTTCGCCCGAGCCGCAATGGCTACGGACCGGGCCTCCGACAAGCCGTCCGCAGCGCCACTCAGCCCACTATACTCGGCGTATTTTATAGCCCCGCTGGTCCACGCTAAGAGATACACTACAGACTTAGCTGTAAAGAAAGAGATCGTATTACATTTATTGCAACCACGCTAAAATCAACTGAAGATATGCAACTCAATCACACCCTCCCGAATTTATCCATCAGCCTGGATTCCAGCCTCAGCCATGTGGATGGAGCATATTCTTAGCATGCAATCCATGGTAGCGTGATGTGTCCCACCTTCTGGATATGGGGGCCGATGATACGGGATAGTATATGAACCAAATGACACAACCGGACATCGTCCATGCCGTGATTATTGTAGACTCTGATACTATTGCCTCCGCTATCTGTCCCTGCAAGCCTTAGCCATGCCTCACTCAGATACTcccccaacctccaactccACGGGTGGTAAAGCTCCTAATGTTGCTATCGTCGGCGGCGGCCTAATCGGCGTGATGCTGGGTCTCGGCCTCTCACACCGCAACATCCCCTTCACAATCTATGAGCGCGCCTCGGACTGGCATGAGATTGGCGCCGGCGTGGCTCTGACCAGCGTCGCGCAGAGCAGCATGCAGCGACTTCATCCGGAGGTCCTCCCTGCGCTCCACCGAGTCGCCAAAGCCAATCATTTCGGCTTCTGGGACGGCTTCACTCCTTCGACCAAGGAGGCCGCTCAGGCCTCTGAGGCTCTGCATTTCCTGCTTGATGTGCCCGGGACTGACTATTGGTGCTGCATGAGATCCCAGTTCCTCCGCGAGCTGGTCGCTCTACTGCCCAAGGGATCGACCCGTTTCAACAAGGAACTCGAAAGTTATGTAGATGATCCGAGCCGTGAACAGGTTCTATTGCGCTTTACCGATGGAACCACTGCCGAAGCAGATACTTGTGAGACGTCTCCTCTTTACCCCTCTTGTCAAATTACGGACTAACAAACAAACAGTACTCGGCGCTGATGGCATTCATTCACGGACTCGTCAGCTCCTTCTGGGAGATGATAACCCGGCCGCACACGCCAGTTTCACTCATCAAGTGGGCTATCGCACCGTGCTCCCTATCTCCGAATCGATAGAGGTCTTGGGCGAGGCCAAAGGCGGTAGTGACTTTTGCATCCATACTGGTCCCAACGCCTACGTCCCTTCCTATCCCGTAAGTCTTTTCCATTTAACATAGCCCACCTCATCCTACGGGTTAACTAACAAGTCCCAAAAGATGTTAGACGGAACAGAGAAAGTCCTGAATCTAACAACAGTCATCTACACCCCGGAACCATGGTCCCACGGCGAGAAGATGGTCGCACCAGCCACCCACGACGAAGTAGCCAAGGTGTTCCATAACTGGAGCCCGCCGATCCGCGATCTCATCGCCAAGTTCCCGGAGAAGCTCATGAAGTGGGGCATCTTTGACATGGCGGATCACCCGGCGCCAACGTATGCCAGCGGTCGTGTCGCTATCCTGGGTGATGCTGCTCATGCTAGCACGCCGTTCCTGGGAGCTGGGGGGGCAATGGGTATTGAGGATGCGTTGGCGATGGCGTCCGCGATGCAGATTGTTAGGGATGCGGAGACCAGTGCTGCGACTATTCCGGCGGCGCTGCAGGCGTTCAGTGCGGTGCGGCTCGAAAGGTCCCAGTGGTTGGTGCAGAGCTCGCGGGAGATGGGTGCCATCTTTCAGTGTCGGGATCCTTCCGCTGGCAGTGATGGCAACCGGTGGAGGGTGGAGGCTGAGCAGcggacgaagaagatctgggagTTTGATGTCGATGGTATGGTTGAGCAGATCCGATTGGAGTTTGAGCAACGGATGGCGAAAGCGGCGTAAGGGACTTGTGTGAATATCTAGTGTGCTTGTCTTCAACGTTTGTTACAGCTCATGCTCATGCTATGCATCCTTCACATAATCACACATGTTTAGTAGTCACCACCTCAAAGAGTTTATGTCTTGTCCTGCAGAGTAGCATTTCTTATCGCTACTTGTTCATACGCTACAGGTATACAGGATCATGAATAGCGTCATCCACCATGGAGCACCGGGGGTTGGGTCAGCATGAAGACTTTTCCCAGACTCCCTAACCTCAGAGGTCGGATACACACGACGAAGGATTCTGCTCATCCGTATTCTTGATTCTTATCTTACCTCATTATTCGTATCCAACTACTACAACTATCCAAGCACGTTTATTCGTCATGCCCCGTCCAATGGAAGTAGAGCGGGTCAACGGAAGTTGTtctgagatatatatacatctccGAGCAGGGCCAGCGACACGTGATTTTCAACGAATTTCACGACTTATGCATATTATTCCAGGAATATTCAGATGGATCCCTCGTGGCCCCCCTACCACGACATAAGAGCCCCGATAGTGGTACCATACATGGCGGCTGAAACTTGATGCAAGTTGATGTGGACCTGTGCAGATGCGATGGCACGTCGCCCACAGCCAACTTCCTCCGACTGGTTGAGGTACAATTGTATGATACTAGTGATACCTCGTTTTGATACTGTATTACCATACCACTAACGAACTAGCGGTATGGTCATAACATAGGTGGAGTATTCCGTATCCTCCGGAGATTTAGTTTCGGCTGAAGACCAGTGGGGCCGGGCCGGTAGTTTACCTACGCGAGGGTTCTGGTCGAGAGTCGAGACCACTGCTTGGTATGGGTAACGATCCTCTAAAAGTTTAGTATATTGTACGTGGTTGGTGCCAAGATTGTGGTCGTTAACTCCGAGGTCGTTGGCTTGGATATTCCGTCTATTTGTTATTAGTGAATTGCCTGATATTTTAGCTCTGCATGGAAGGATTCTGAGGCGTTGTCGAGTTGATGATATGACTTAGGATGGATACTATAATCCAGGGTTGTAGTCCGGTTTGAACATGCCCTATCTATCACATAGACGCTAAAATATGATATCAGAATGGACAGATAAACACATGTCCTGGGTGATTAGCATACTCTTACGTGAGCTACGCTATATCCCTGGGCGGCTCTGGTAGGGCTCCGCCTAAGAGACGTTACGTGGTCACTGCTCGAGACTAACGATACGAGATAGCCAAGTAAGAGCACATGTAACCGTGTGGAGGCTGTGATGACAGTGGGGGGTGGGGTGGGATATTAGCAACTGCATATCCCGTGTACAATAGAGAATAGACTCTGCTATCAGAGAATTCTATTATCTAACATTGGGTCCACCGGGCCTTTCCAACGGCCGAGTGTTCTTTCGCCCCCAAAGCCCTAGGTCCAGCCTTCTCGGCTGGCGAGTATAACTGAAACAAAGCGGATGCAACGGAGGCTGAAGAATACTTAGTGCTGATGCTGAGAACGTGCTTCGCTAAATCCTGAAATACTGATGAAGTAGTCAGTGACGCTGTGGTAACTATCTGTAAGTTTCAAAAGGTTATTGGCGGGCCTAACTTCATTGCCATCCAAATAATGGATCCTACTATTCAATCACGCACGCTTATCTGCCGGATGGTGCGTGGATAATTAGTCGTATGCCTTAGTTAAGTTACTATAAAATACTGTCTCGAGGGAAAGGACCGATACCCTGAGTTAATGCCAATTTCTCCATCAACGTCGTGCAACATGGGAAGTGAGCCAATTGCCATAATTGGTCTGAGTTGCAAGTTTGCAGGGGATGCAACCAGCCCAGCCAAATTTTGGTCATTGCTGGAAGAAGGACGGAGTGCATGGAGCGAGGTTCCCTCGTCACGATTCAACCCCAAAGGAGCCTATCATCCAAGTCGAGAGAAGCTGAGTACTGTAAGAATCCTCATAAGTTCCTTCACAATCGTGCACGGTTAATGAATCGCGTAGTCACATATTCGCGGCGGGCACTTTCTGCAGGAGGACTTAGGGCTATTTGACGCTGCcttttttggcttttct includes the following:
- a CDS encoding uncharacterized protein (polyketide synthase modules and related proteins), with protein sequence MANITESLFIFGSQIAYSEKAVSDIRTTLRNKLSRQWVLNTVAELPRYWDALTKELPEIAESIGSEGRQLLENLGPWLKSNRSKALGVQGDALPGVVFVPLIVVGQLAEYQQYLQACNNGGNFDAQAALVASKTPALGFCMGLLSAYAVASAQNLEELNRYSAVAVRLAMLAGAWSDAQETWNPHKTYAVGWTSEKQLQDLRRVIESISPEAYISVLFDEARATVTVSERAAARLMRKARAAGVVLSDTGFRGELHSPKVQAKEKVQDLIAFCNKRHDLQFAKTDHLPLTTFTNAGDGKPLVSGDGSLQGHALETLFARQCDWYGTFKAVKAAYLNGSETSVITFGPDRCLPPTLVRHMGSRAVHFADVYEQPSSADDDLVNDNNPVDDKNPINDNNTINGNTPVNSDKPVNNDEPVNNDDPVNDDDAIAIVGMSIKVAGADDLDEFSQLLRKGTSQHEKVTRERLNFDSLFREPDTRDYFCNFVRDVDAFDHKFFKRSPRESAAMDPQHRLLLQAAYQAVEQAGMFTEATRAGQEDKDRNHVGVYIGTPSVDYEHNVATHPLNAFMATGNLQSYLPGRVANYFGWTGPAIAFDTACSSSAVAIHSACNSIRNGECYAALAGGVCILTNPHWFQNLTAASFLSPTGQCKPFDEKGDGYCRAEGIACVFLKRMADARADGNPILGRLASSAVYQNQNHTPIFVPNSPSLAQLFGDVVKKAHLSPRDIALVEAHGTGTAVGDPAEWAALRKAVGGPIRPQPLPVGSVKGHVGHTEGASGIISLIKVLMMIHEGFIPPQASFNKLNPTIKATAASDMMEIVTSLRSWDSRNKVVLINNYGASGSNAAMVVAAPRTPNERQDAASIKKLEGRFPFCISGSDARAVKEYAAKLATIVNRQSKSTLADLSFNINRQTNPDLPQRLLLRCRSVDELKDRLASVSEEELTNTQAERPVVLCFGGQVSTFVGLDRKLYDNIAVFRHHLDECDNVLQTELGLPSIFPDIFSRTALPDPVRLQVALFAMQYASARSWIDCGLSGKVVSVIGHSFGELTALCISGVLSLKDALTLIARRAQLVRDAWGDEKGSMMAVEADESLVHSLLEHAGRQLGGLDSPASIACYNGPRSFTLAGSVKAIDAVAEAISNGDKFSAVRSKRLNVTNAFHSSLVDPLIDRLEDVGKQLEFHEPSIPLERATETAFAGPLTPKFVPNHMRNPVFFSHAIQRLAKKYPSAIFLEAGSSSTITVMARRALAGQVSKSQHFESVSVTNEKGLDGLTDATVSLWEQGLRVAFWAHHTLQTKDYTHILLPPYQFEKARHWMDYKSASDLVAGMTQRAPVSDSKSMPLWEFVGYQNNDTKHPRFRVNIISDKFKKLVSGHIFAHTAPVLSGTVQSDMAVEALFSIHPDWKEQGMIPTMIEANIPTPICVDSSRKVWIDYEALDAEHTLWQLNISSTSAEGTLPRRHLHGRLHMRSPNDPAFISQFARFERLVPYEQCARVLAEQGGPDVDVLQGRQVYKAWSEFIEYSDQYNAVHAVVGKKNECAGRVHRRHAGESYLDIALHDSFKQVSGLFLNCMSDSKPGEIHIGSDVELVMRSPRGILQPGQTQDIWHVYARHSQVSARVYMADAFVFNPANGELVEVILGLQYTRMSIDSMKRLLMNLTVDEWALNLNKSGAAVAKPTPRAPQVAVSSSPKKAQEKQKETKGPSSQPAKSNLTVEVKRVLASVVGAEVDSITLDSETADIGIDSLMGIELLREINSAFHCKVDLPELLAATTVGHIVTLVAGALSEGDAIELTDDDDDMSESSQDDRSPTPTTASEIDTATSEDELPPIKDVHSEELTKRDAAVREAEAEKYVAKYTAGWTPAQPAYTSEAIADSNDAVVIVTGATGSLGVHVVAALASHPSVATVVCINRPRPTPVETRQDEAFSSRGITLTPEARSKLRILSTDTSQPQLGLEASEYEWLTQHGSHIVHSAWPLSGSRPISAFAPQFQTMRNLLDLARDMAVHRRVGFQMVSSLSVVGHAKEPLVSEDRVHMDSVLPPGYGEAKWVCERMLDETLHKHPTLFRAMAVRPAQIAGSSRSGVWNSVEQVPFIVKSAQSLGVWPNFRGTVRWIPVDAVAAILVDLLYIGDEETAPDPYPIYHIDDPVGRPWEQISSVLTDALDIPASQSVPFKEWLGIVAHSSKPEIENPAGRLADFLEQNFERLSCGGLVLDTTKAQEHSATMRALGPVSDEVARGYIRAWKEMGFLSS
- a CDS encoding fatty acid desaturase (delta 6-fatty acid desaturase/delta-8 sphingolipid desaturase); protein product: MVPAMSRKNRVWSRREIEGLIADGRKIIILGDQVLKVDTWIPYHPGGNKSILHMVGRDATDEITALHSKEAQAHMQKYVIGTINGRWENFLPPIQGGIFRPLASKGVDDETLDAEEDISSSGKSTPPSPVFDPVEKGDGVRRRRTGTETPISRASSVYSSELELAPFGSAEASIAHAISSDLSKYPRLDQKSQDEVVTKYRQLDAKLQSEGLYDCPYSSYAVEFIRYSVLCVLFLTSLHYSYYALSGLFLGLLWHLLAFTVHDAGHLSITHGFHTDSCIGIFVADFLGGLSVGWWKRNHNVHHIATNSPEHDPDIQHMPFFAISSRFFTSLRSTYYDRDMNLDAAARFFIKYQHYLYYPILLFGRFNLYRLAWSYLLDPAQAPRKGSAWWHRYLEMAGQVFFWYWYGYRTLYLSIPTWSSRITFLLISHMVTAPLHVQLTLSHFAMSSADVGVHESFAQKMVRTTMDVDCPSWLDFIHGGLNFQVVHHLFPRLPRHNLRRAQPYVKEFCQDVGMPYVIFGFTRGNKEVISRLGEVAEQLRVLEECRKVAARDLVEGRHGH
- a CDS encoding uncharacterized protein (predicted protein), encoding MDARNQEYHKNTLHLPRILCLHGGGSNARIFKTQCRVISQRLEPYFRFAYAEAPFDSGPGPDVLSVYAEYGPFVRWFPDPEHNIDGRAAIKAINNSVKTAMDEDDRSGATGPWVGLLGFSQGAKLAASLMFRQQVRAEKLGRAQAGSDWKFAVVMAGRAPIVNLDPDVFRSSMLSNTSQIDLSGLPDVDDLMGEEHVLKLPTIHVHGLADPGLYFHRELLDDYCSIDSVRVLEWDGAHRVPVKSADVNPLIDQILRLAKEIGAL